Proteins encoded within one genomic window of Verrucomicrobiota bacterium:
- a CDS encoding YoaK family protein, whose translation MSKESECQKIRVTGSGTGLGAYALAATGGCVDAVGFLALGGLFVSHMSGNSAAFGAYFGQGQFALGLPHFMAVPVFVLGLLFGNYFVLHETSGRRCATLLFLEALLISSFLVAVFFIGEPAKGSGIYYLVCPLLLFAMGMQNAVLRGLGHSTFATTYVTGVLDRFAQSVAKFFRHTDVRLRKEAINDARVSICVWSAYALGAVAGSAGMFFAGTGILLVPVVLLLVFAWRVRKGV comes from the coding sequence ATGAGTAAAGAGTCAGAGTGTCAAAAAATAAGAGTCACAGGCAGCGGTACAGGCTTGGGTGCTTACGCTCTCGCGGCGACGGGGGGATGTGTGGATGCTGTTGGTTTTTTAGCTCTGGGCGGACTTTTTGTTTCGCACATGAGCGGAAATAGCGCGGCATTTGGGGCTTATTTCGGGCAGGGGCAATTTGCTTTGGGCTTACCTCATTTCATGGCGGTTCCAGTTTTTGTCTTGGGGTTACTCTTCGGGAATTATTTTGTGTTACACGAGACGTCCGGACGACGTTGTGCCACCCTGCTTTTTTTGGAGGCTCTTTTGATCAGCTCCTTTTTGGTTGCTGTTTTTTTCATAGGGGAACCGGCGAAGGGATCCGGAATTTATTATCTGGTTTGCCCCCTGCTCCTTTTTGCGATGGGAATGCAAAATGCCGTCCTGAGGGGATTGGGACACTCGACATTTGCCACGACCTATGTCACCGGGGTACTGGACCGGTTTGCCCAGTCGGTGGCGAAGTTCTTTCGCCACACCGATGTCCGCCTGCGTAAAGAGGCCATTAACGATGCCCGTGTGTCGATTTGTGTCTGGAGCGCCTATGCCCTCGGTGCGGTCGCCGGGAGTGCAGGAATGTTTTTTGCCGGGACCGGGATCCTGCTTGTGCCTGTGGTGCTCCTTTTAGTATTTGCTTGGCGGGTGCGCAAGGGTGTGTGA